The following DNA comes from Methanocella sp..
GCCTGCGGTTTAATCGAAAAGCCAAAATGGACGACGAGAGGACCTGGCGCACGCGGGCCTTTGCCGCGTACTGGACGATGATCATCGTTCTGGTGGTCATCTGGGCCCTCTGGGCGCTGCAGTACCTGAGTTTAATGGTGCTCGACGAGACCCCGGTTCTGCTTATATTGACTTCCACGGTGATCGTTCCGTTCATGGGCCTGACCGCGTATTACAACCACAGGGGGGATATCCAGTGAGCATCGCAGGCAGGGAGACCCTATGAGGACCCGCATCAAGGAGTTCCGGGCCCGATTTAATTTAACACAGGAGGACCTGGCGAACCTGGTAGGCGTGCGCCGGGAGACCATCGTTTTCCTGGAGAAGGGCAAGTACAACCCCTCCCTGAAGCTGGCCCACGACGTTGCGAAGGCACTGCGCTCCTCCATCGACGAGGTCTTTATCTTCGACGAGGCGGAAGGCGACGTCGTCGAGGAGCAGTAATCAAGGTCAGTTTTAAATCTAAAGCAGTCCTATAAATATCGATTGAGGCATCCACATGTCGGTCACACCCCGGGATAAGGCGGTCTTCGAAGCGGGTATCAAGCTCGGAGCCCTTTACCATCAGTTCGTCGGCTCGCCGATCAGCCCTA
Coding sequences within:
- a CDS encoding helix-turn-helix transcriptional regulator, translating into MRTRIKEFRARFNLTQEDLANLVGVRRETIVFLEKGKYNPSLKLAHDVAKALRSSIDEVFIFDEAEGDVVEEQ